A stretch of the Zeugodacus cucurbitae isolate PBARC_wt_2022May chromosome 6, idZeuCucr1.2, whole genome shotgun sequence genome encodes the following:
- the LOC105214950 gene encoding loricrin, giving the protein MKSTLIWLLLAGVGAVLLLGDTVDAWNRQFFNRYSRSWLRNNADGPIGGGLGGGGGGGVVTGGSAGNAQQIDDFNALFGLGNDMSLHGMGSGSGGGGGAAGNGGVGGSRVAGGGGGGAAGVGFATYGAGYDVDTGGFGGQQQQQTEIYGIVEPLIEDTPCVDRACQVNDDCCPTGVCVNTYGEGKCIYVYGRKRDLCHRNTDCDLGMSCLKTSAGNLMCQPSASTAHLLNAVGGGGVGVGADVGGGVGNSAVGFNVGANMATAPKLTLNMKQFGEDCVSSSECNVSKGLCCQLQRTHHRIRPRKLCAYFRDPFMCIDIMPTEDEEVRDSRFLSAFSQRRM; this is encoded by the exons atgAAATCTACTTTGATTTGGTTATTGCTGGCCGGTGTTGGCGCCGTGTTGCTGCTGGGCGACACCGTGGACGCCTGGAATCGTCAGTTTTTCAATCGCTATTCACGCAGCTGGCTGCGCAATAATGCTGATGGGCCGATTGGCGGTGGTCtcggtggcggtggcggtggaGGCGTTGTAACCGGCGGAAGTGCCGGTAATGCGCAGCAAATTGACGACTTTAATGCACTCTTCGGCCTCGGCAACGACATGAGCTTGCATGGCATGGGAAGCGGAAGTGGAGGCGGTGGCGGTGCTGCTGGCAATGGCGGCGTGGGTGGCAGTAGAGTtgctggcggcggcggcggtggtgcgGCAGGTGTTGGTTTCGCCACCTACGGCGCGGGCTATGATGTGGACACAGGTGGTTTTggtggccaacaacaacag CAAACGGAGATATATGGCATCGTGGAACCGCTAATAGAGGATACACCATGCGTGGATCGCGCTTGTCAGGTCAATGATGATTGCTGTCCCACAGGTGTCTGCGTCAATACCTATGGTG aaGGTAAATGCATTTACGTTTATGGGCGTAAGCGCGATCTCTGTCATCGTAATACGGACTGTGACTTGGGCATGTCATGCCTGAAGACCTCGGCTGGTAATCTGATGTGTCAACCTAGCGCATCTACGGCTCATCTATTGAATGCGGTTGGCGGTGGTGGTGTGGGTGTTGGTGCTGATGTCGGTGGCGGTGTTGGTAATAGCGCTGTTGGCTTCAATGTTGGCGCAAATATGGCAACGGCTCCCAAGTTGACGTTGAATATGAAGCAATTTGGCGAAGATTGTGTATCGTCGAGCGAATGTAATGTGAGCAA GGGCTTATGCTGTCAACTACAACGCACTCACCATCGCATACGTCCACGCAAATTATGCGCTTACTTCCGGGATCCTTTCATGTGCATCGACATTATGCCAACGGAAGATGAG